The following are encoded together in the Geobacter sulfurreducens PCA genome:
- a CDS encoding ATP-binding protein, whose translation MQHLPGVSFIKDLAGHYLYANDQWKRLVSSDTAEDRPGGPDGGQFEENDQRVITEAAGIQTVETVQAEDGVHHWIMSEFPIRDEQGEVVLLGGIGLDITRRLRLEEELNIYRERLASLAVELAVAEDRERSRIAGELHDQVGQNLFLAGLKLGSLKISSLGDDDRRVVEEIRHLIGGALQDIRSLTCQLRPPLLAHGGLVAALCWLGEQFREDFGLQVDIFDDQHEKPLSPEVSSTLFQVVRELLLNTAKHASAPRAAISVTTEADSIMVSVEDGGVGFDVSSVSLNCGKSGGFGLFNARQKIEYLGGTLTVQSEPGCGTRTVIRVPLKGEQHGTTHAESGAQ comes from the coding sequence ATGCAGCATCTTCCCGGGGTTTCCTTTATCAAGGACCTTGCCGGACACTACCTCTATGCCAATGATCAGTGGAAGCGGCTTGTATCGTCGGACACCGCCGAAGACCGACCTGGAGGTCCTGACGGGGGGCAGTTCGAAGAGAACGACCAACGGGTCATTACGGAAGCGGCCGGCATCCAGACCGTGGAAACGGTTCAGGCCGAGGACGGTGTGCACCACTGGATCATGAGCGAGTTCCCGATCCGTGACGAGCAGGGTGAAGTCGTTCTGCTCGGCGGGATCGGGCTCGACATTACGCGTCGTTTGCGTCTTGAGGAAGAGCTGAATATCTACCGGGAGCGGCTTGCGTCCCTTGCGGTGGAGCTTGCTGTTGCCGAAGACCGTGAGCGCAGCCGCATCGCGGGCGAGCTTCACGATCAGGTGGGGCAGAATCTTTTCCTGGCGGGGCTCAAGCTTGGTTCGTTGAAGATTTCCTCTCTCGGCGATGATGACCGCCGCGTGGTGGAAGAGATCAGGCATCTGATCGGTGGTGCCCTGCAGGATATCCGTTCACTGACCTGTCAGCTCCGGCCGCCGCTCCTTGCCCATGGGGGGCTGGTTGCAGCTCTTTGCTGGCTGGGGGAGCAATTTCGGGAAGACTTCGGGCTGCAGGTGGACATCTTTGATGACCAGCATGAGAAGCCGCTCTCGCCCGAGGTCAGTTCGACGCTCTTTCAGGTTGTCAGGGAACTGTTGCTGAACACCGCAAAGCATGCGTCGGCACCGCGGGCGGCCATATCCGTCACGACGGAGGCCGACTCCATCATGGTAAGCGTTGAAGACGGGGGCGTGGGGTTTGACGTCTCCTCCGTGAGCCTTAACTGCGGCAAGAGCGGCGGTTTTGGTCTCTTCAACGCTCGGCAGAAAATAGAGTACCTGGGCGGGACGCTGACGGTCCAGTCGGAACCAGGCTGCGGCACCCGTACGGTCATCCGCGTTCCGCTGAAAGGGGAACAGCACGGTACGACTCATGCCGAAAGTGGAGCGCAATGA
- a CDS encoding response regulator transcription factor, whose amino-acid sequence MLRVLLVDDHRIVLEGLRALVSEHSDLEVVGVACDGATAIELTRQLRPDVVVMDITMPGMNGIEATRRIVAEFPRTRVLILSMESERRFVLEVLKTGAHGYLLKDCSQDELVSAIRHVAGGEPYLGPRITEMIIRAYMERIPDDTLLTHTLLSLREREVLQLIAAGKSTKEIAFAFGVSLKTIETQRHSIMKKLNLYSVAELTKYAIREGLTPLR is encoded by the coding sequence ATGCTGCGGGTACTGCTGGTCGATGACCACCGGATCGTGCTGGAGGGGCTGCGGGCCCTCGTGAGCGAGCATTCCGACCTGGAGGTCGTCGGGGTCGCGTGCGACGGGGCAACGGCCATCGAGCTCACCCGACAGCTGCGGCCTGACGTGGTGGTGATGGACATAACGATGCCCGGCATGAACGGCATTGAGGCGACCCGGCGCATCGTGGCGGAATTCCCCCGCACCCGGGTTCTTATCCTGTCCATGGAGTCGGAGCGGCGGTTTGTCCTCGAGGTCCTCAAGACCGGTGCCCACGGCTATCTGCTGAAGGACTGCAGCCAGGACGAGCTGGTTTCGGCAATTCGTCACGTGGCGGGGGGCGAACCCTACCTTGGGCCCCGTATCACCGAGATGATCATTCGAGCCTACATGGAACGGATTCCTGATGATACACTCCTGACCCATACCCTTCTATCCCTCCGCGAACGAGAGGTGCTGCAGCTGATTGCCGCCGGGAAGAGCACAAAAGAGATCGCCTTTGCCTTCGGGGTGAGCCTCAAAACCATCGAGACCCAGCGTCACAGCATCATGAAAAAGCTCAACCTTTACAGTGTCGCGGAACTTACCAAGTATGCCATTCGCGAAGGGCTCACCCCGCTCCGCTGA
- a CDS encoding methyl-accepting chemotaxis protein encodes MKWFEELKVSSKLAVSFMVVIVLTTFLGIFSIFELSRVNETGTDMAENWIPSLNAISAMQLDFASYRRLELQHILEVESAGQKTYEERMAGLVKSIAEHQKEYEPLLSTPEEKQMLQEFSTKWQEYLNEGKPVLELSRQNKAQEAAALLNANSRKLYNEAGALIDKLKTLNTQEAKDASARGDKLYSSARIWIIGSLIACIVLAVVMGLVITRVLLRQLGGEPTAIADIANKLADGDLRIAFDTTGKAETGVYAAMHNMVEKLKGVVADVKSAADNVAAGSQELSSSSEEMSQGATEQAAAAEEASSSMEQMSSNIRQNADNATQTEKIALKSASDAKQGGTAVAETVVAMKEIASKISIIEEIARQTNLLALNAAIEAARAGEHGKGFAVVAAEVRKLAERSQKAAGEISELSASSVQVAEDAGEMLTRIVPDIQRTAELVQEISAACKEQDTGAEQINKAIQQLDQVIQQNASASEEMASTSEELASQAEQLQATISFFRTDDRGASSRSAARRPVAKKKAAISHLGHGMSNGYHTEPATSRKVAVGGGVDLNLDTDHLDDQFEKF; translated from the coding sequence ATGAAGTGGTTCGAGGAACTCAAGGTTTCAAGCAAGCTGGCCGTGTCATTCATGGTGGTCATAGTTCTGACGACTTTCCTTGGAATCTTTTCCATATTCGAGCTGTCGCGAGTCAATGAGACGGGAACCGACATGGCGGAGAACTGGATCCCCAGCCTCAACGCGATATCGGCCATGCAACTGGATTTCGCCAGCTACCGCCGTCTTGAGCTGCAGCATATTCTGGAGGTGGAGAGCGCCGGGCAGAAAACGTACGAAGAGAGAATGGCGGGGCTCGTCAAGAGTATTGCCGAGCACCAGAAAGAATACGAACCATTGCTGTCAACGCCGGAAGAGAAGCAAATGCTTCAGGAGTTCAGCACAAAATGGCAGGAATACCTGAACGAAGGCAAGCCGGTCCTTGAGCTGTCCCGGCAGAATAAGGCCCAGGAAGCAGCCGCCCTCCTGAATGCAAACTCGCGCAAACTGTACAACGAAGCCGGAGCCCTGATCGACAAGCTCAAGACGCTGAACACGCAGGAGGCCAAAGATGCCAGCGCACGTGGCGATAAACTCTATTCCTCGGCACGTATCTGGATCATCGGTTCGCTGATCGCCTGTATTGTCCTTGCAGTAGTCATGGGGCTGGTAATTACGCGGGTGCTTCTCAGGCAGCTTGGCGGGGAGCCGACGGCAATTGCCGATATTGCCAACAAGCTTGCGGATGGCGATTTGCGCATCGCCTTTGACACCACCGGCAAGGCGGAAACGGGCGTGTATGCGGCGATGCACAACATGGTTGAGAAGCTGAAGGGAGTGGTTGCGGACGTGAAGAGCGCGGCGGACAACGTTGCCGCCGGCAGCCAGGAGCTCTCCTCCAGCTCCGAGGAGATGAGCCAGGGTGCCACCGAGCAGGCGGCCGCGGCCGAAGAGGCCTCCAGTTCCATGGAGCAGATGAGCTCCAACATCCGGCAGAACGCGGACAACGCCACCCAGACCGAGAAGATCGCCCTGAAGAGCGCCTCCGACGCCAAGCAGGGGGGCACGGCCGTGGCTGAAACCGTCGTGGCCATGAAGGAAATCGCCTCCAAGATCTCGATCATCGAGGAGATCGCCCGTCAGACGAACCTGTTAGCGCTGAACGCGGCCATTGAAGCGGCGCGAGCCGGCGAGCACGGCAAAGGGTTCGCGGTGGTGGCGGCCGAGGTCAGAAAGCTTGCCGAGCGGAGCCAGAAGGCGGCGGGCGAGATCAGCGAGCTGTCTGCCTCCAGCGTGCAGGTGGCGGAAGACGCCGGCGAGATGCTGACGCGGATCGTGCCGGATATCCAGCGTACCGCGGAGCTGGTGCAGGAGATCAGTGCCGCGTGCAAGGAGCAGGACACGGGCGCGGAGCAGATCAACAAGGCGATCCAGCAGCTTGACCAGGTGATCCAGCAGAATGCCAGCGCCAGCGAAGAGATGGCGTCCACCAGCGAAGAACTGGCCAGCCAGGCCGAACAACTGCAGGCAACCATTTCATTCTTCCGGACCGATGATCGTGGCGCGTCGAGCCGGAGTGCGGCCCGTCGGCCCGTTGCCAAGAAAAAGGCAGCGATCTCTCATTTGGGTCACGGTATGTCCAACGGCTACCACACCGAGCCCGCGACGTCGCGAAAAGTAGCGGTAGGCGGCGGGGTGGATCTGAACCTGGACACCGATCACCTGGATGACCAGTTCGAGAAATTCTAG
- a CDS encoding chemotaxis protein CheW produces the protein MAHADVTETRQYLTFTLAGEVFAVDVAKVREILEWSSITKVPQTPEFMRGVINLRGSVVPVIDLRQKFGMPETERSINTCIIVVEVETGAETLVLGMLADSVQEVFELESGNIEPAPRIGTKLDTSFLKGMGKHGDAFLIILDIDRVFGGDDLAGLAAAGEAAA, from the coding sequence ATGGCACACGCAGACGTAACGGAAACGCGGCAGTACCTGACCTTCACCCTTGCCGGGGAAGTATTTGCGGTGGACGTGGCCAAGGTACGTGAGATATTGGAATGGAGCAGCATCACCAAGGTCCCGCAGACGCCCGAATTCATGCGCGGGGTGATCAACCTGCGGGGGAGCGTGGTTCCGGTGATCGACTTGCGGCAGAAGTTCGGGATGCCTGAAACGGAGCGCAGCATCAACACGTGCATCATCGTGGTTGAGGTGGAGACGGGGGCGGAAACGCTGGTGCTGGGAATGCTCGCGGACTCGGTGCAGGAGGTGTTCGAGCTGGAGAGTGGAAACATCGAGCCTGCGCCCCGGATCGGGACAAAGTTGGACACCTCGTTCCTGAAGGGAATGGGGAAGCATGGCGATGCATTTCTGATAATCCTGGACATCGACCGGGTATTCGGCGGCGATGATCTGGCCGGACTGGCCGCGGCAGGGGAGGCGGCTGCCTGA
- the hpnH gene encoding adenosyl-hopene transferase HpnH: protein MRFPWRLNYDLTRYIISNKLNKVEKFPLVLMLEPTHLCNLACSGCGRIREYADTIQQMMSLEECLRSVDECPAPVVTITGGEPFLYTHIYELIPEVLDRGKHVYLCTNGLLLEKALENVKVHPNFYLNVHMDGLEETHDRILERKGTFKVAIEGIRKAKAKGFRVCTNTTIFKDTDLVEIEMLFSLLTDLGVDGILVAPGFDYEAVGEDLFLQRREIQKKFEEVYRMSKRFRFWSTPMYLRFLKGEKQLECTPWGNPTRNPLGWKAPCYLITDTHHPTFREMMEKTEWDSYGVGKDPRCAQCMMHCGFEPTVVSEIGKSWKDILEMAIWNMT from the coding sequence ATGCGCTTTCCCTGGCGACTCAACTACGACCTGACCCGATACATCATCAGCAACAAGCTCAACAAGGTGGAGAAGTTTCCGCTGGTCCTCATGCTGGAGCCGACCCACCTCTGCAACCTGGCCTGCTCCGGCTGCGGCCGCATTCGGGAGTATGCCGACACCATCCAGCAGATGATGAGCCTGGAGGAATGTCTCCGCTCCGTGGACGAATGCCCGGCCCCCGTGGTCACCATCACTGGCGGCGAACCGTTCCTCTACACCCACATCTACGAACTGATCCCGGAGGTGCTCGACCGGGGCAAGCACGTCTACCTCTGCACCAACGGCCTGCTGCTGGAGAAGGCCCTTGAAAACGTAAAGGTCCACCCCAACTTCTACCTGAACGTCCACATGGACGGCTTGGAGGAAACCCACGACCGGATACTGGAGCGCAAGGGGACCTTCAAGGTGGCCATCGAGGGTATCCGAAAGGCAAAAGCCAAGGGGTTCCGGGTCTGCACCAACACCACCATCTTCAAGGACACGGACCTTGTGGAGATCGAGATGCTCTTCTCGCTCCTGACCGACCTGGGGGTGGACGGCATCCTCGTGGCGCCGGGCTTCGACTACGAGGCCGTGGGCGAAGATCTCTTCCTCCAGCGGCGCGAGATCCAGAAGAAATTCGAGGAAGTCTACCGGATGAGCAAGCGGTTCCGCTTCTGGTCGACCCCAATGTACCTGCGCTTCCTCAAGGGAGAGAAACAGCTTGAGTGCACCCCCTGGGGCAATCCCACGCGCAACCCACTGGGGTGGAAGGCACCCTGCTACCTTATCACCGACACCCATCACCCCACCTTCCGGGAGATGATGGAAAAGACCGAATGGGACAGCTACGGCGTGGGTAAGGATCCCCGCTGCGCCCAGTGCATGATGCACTGCGGCTTCGAGCCGACGGTGGTCTCGGAGATCGGCAAGAGCTGGAAGGATATTCTGGAAATGGCGATCTGGAACATGACGTGA
- the dxs gene encoding 1-deoxy-D-xylulose-5-phosphate synthase: MSTLLDTITCPADLKKIPRDQLPALAEEIRAFLLETVSRTGGHLASNLGVVELSIALHYCFDSPTDRFVWDVGHQAYTHKILTGRRDRFHTQRQYGGISGFPKRSESSHDAFDTGHSSTSISAGLGMAMARELRGGSNKVVAVIGDGSMTGGIAFEALNQAGHLKKNLIVVLNDNEMSISPNVGAFSSFVSRKLTGSYFRELKKEVQGLLQNIPAIGKDILQFARRAENSLKGFLTPGMLFEALGFDYIGPIQGHNLPQLLEVFENARGLDGPVVVHVMTTKGKGYVPAETNPSAFHGVGPFDVATGKTTGSKPGAASYTGIFGDTLAQLARENEKIVAITAAMPDGTGLTGFAKEFPERFFDVGIAEQHAVTFAAGLAAEGFRPVTAIYSTFLQRAYDQVFHDVCLQNLPVVFALDRGGVVGDDGPTHHGVFDLSYLRHLPGMTLMAPKDENELRHMLKTAVSHDGPIALRYPRGAGCGIPLDQELREIPIGTGEILAEGDDVAIIAIGITVLPALEAARTLAEKGIRATVINARFVKPLDREMILQAARRTGCIITAEENALQGGFGSAVLELLADEGMTGVRVKRLGIPDRFVEQGPQPQLRADLGIDAAGIAAATEAFLAAKGAPAPALSMVK; this comes from the coding sequence ATGTCCACGCTGCTCGACACAATCACCTGCCCCGCCGATCTGAAAAAGATCCCGCGGGACCAACTCCCGGCTCTGGCCGAGGAGATCCGCGCGTTTCTTCTGGAAACCGTATCCCGCACCGGTGGCCATCTGGCCTCGAACCTGGGGGTGGTCGAACTCTCCATTGCCCTCCACTACTGTTTCGACTCGCCAACGGACCGGTTCGTCTGGGACGTGGGACACCAGGCCTACACCCACAAGATTCTCACCGGCCGCCGCGACCGCTTCCACACCCAGCGCCAGTACGGCGGCATCAGCGGCTTCCCCAAGCGGAGCGAATCGTCCCACGATGCTTTTGACACCGGGCACTCCTCCACTTCCATCTCGGCTGGGCTCGGCATGGCCATGGCCCGGGAGTTGAGGGGGGGGAGCAACAAGGTGGTCGCCGTCATCGGCGACGGCTCCATGACCGGCGGCATCGCCTTCGAGGCCCTCAACCAGGCGGGGCACCTGAAGAAAAACCTCATCGTCGTGCTCAACGACAACGAGATGTCCATCTCCCCCAACGTGGGGGCCTTTTCCTCCTTTGTCTCCCGCAAGCTCACGGGCAGCTACTTCCGCGAGTTGAAGAAGGAGGTCCAGGGGCTGCTGCAGAACATCCCGGCCATCGGCAAGGACATCCTCCAGTTCGCCCGCCGGGCCGAGAACTCCCTCAAGGGGTTCCTGACCCCGGGGATGCTCTTCGAGGCCCTGGGCTTCGACTACATCGGCCCCATCCAGGGGCACAACCTGCCCCAGCTTCTGGAGGTGTTCGAGAATGCCCGGGGATTGGATGGCCCGGTGGTGGTCCACGTCATGACCACCAAGGGCAAGGGGTACGTGCCGGCAGAGACGAACCCGTCCGCATTCCACGGCGTCGGCCCCTTTGACGTGGCCACCGGCAAAACCACCGGCAGCAAGCCGGGGGCCGCCTCCTATACCGGCATCTTCGGAGATACCCTGGCACAACTGGCCCGGGAAAACGAAAAAATCGTCGCCATCACCGCGGCCATGCCCGACGGCACCGGTCTTACCGGCTTCGCGAAAGAGTTCCCCGAGCGCTTCTTCGACGTGGGGATCGCGGAGCAGCACGCCGTCACCTTTGCGGCGGGGCTGGCGGCCGAAGGCTTCCGTCCCGTGACCGCCATCTACTCCACCTTCCTCCAACGGGCTTACGACCAGGTGTTCCACGACGTCTGCCTCCAGAACCTGCCGGTCGTCTTCGCCCTGGACCGGGGGGGAGTCGTGGGCGACGACGGCCCCACCCACCACGGGGTCTTCGACCTGTCGTACCTGCGGCACCTGCCCGGCATGACCCTGATGGCGCCCAAAGACGAGAACGAACTGCGCCACATGCTCAAGACCGCCGTCTCCCATGATGGCCCCATCGCCCTGCGCTATCCCCGCGGTGCCGGCTGCGGCATCCCCCTGGACCAGGAGCTTCGGGAGATCCCCATCGGCACAGGTGAAATCCTGGCCGAAGGAGACGACGTCGCCATCATCGCCATCGGCATCACGGTCCTGCCCGCCCTTGAGGCTGCACGGACCCTGGCGGAGAAAGGAATCCGGGCCACGGTGATCAACGCCCGCTTCGTCAAGCCCCTGGACCGGGAGATGATCCTCCAGGCGGCCCGCCGGACCGGCTGCATAATCACCGCCGAGGAAAACGCCCTGCAGGGAGGCTTCGGCAGCGCCGTACTCGAACTCCTCGCCGACGAGGGGATGACCGGCGTGCGGGTGAAGCGGCTCGGCATCCCCGACCGGTTCGTGGAGCAGGGTCCCCAGCCGCAACTGCGGGCCGACCTGGGCATCGACGCCGCCGGCATCGCTGCCGCGACCGAGGCGTTCCTGGCGGCAAAGGGGGCCCCGGCGCCCGCTCTCTCGATGGTCAAATGA
- the hpnA gene encoding hopanoid-associated sugar epimerase, translating to MKVFVTGATGFIGASIVRELLKDGCHVRVLARPGSDRRNLAGLDVEICEGDLRDRQALEHGLAGCEVLYHAAADYRLWTRTPAAMYAANVDGTRNILEAALRRGIARVVYTSSVGTLGNPGNGTPGTETTPVTFADMVGHYKKSKFLAEREAEAFIARGLPLVIVNPSTPVGPHDVKPTPTGKIIVDFLNRKMPAYLDTGLNIIDVEDCARGHLLAARHGRIGEKYILGHENLTLREIFALLARLTGIPAPRVRLPHTPILMAAYVNEALAKLTGKEPLIPLAGVQMAKKFMFFESSKATGELGLQRRPAVDALRRAVEWFRANGYAR from the coding sequence ATGAAGGTTTTTGTCACCGGCGCGACCGGTTTTATAGGGGCGAGCATCGTCCGGGAATTGCTGAAGGACGGCTGCCACGTGCGGGTGCTTGCCCGCCCGGGCTCCGACCGTCGGAACCTCGCGGGGCTGGACGTGGAGATCTGCGAAGGGGATCTCCGGGATCGGCAGGCGCTGGAGCACGGCCTTGCCGGCTGCGAGGTTCTTTACCACGCCGCCGCCGACTACCGACTCTGGACCCGCACGCCGGCGGCAATGTATGCGGCCAACGTGGACGGCACCCGCAACATCCTGGAGGCGGCCCTGCGGCGCGGCATCGCCAGGGTGGTCTACACCAGCAGCGTAGGCACCCTCGGCAATCCCGGCAACGGCACCCCCGGAACCGAGACGACGCCGGTCACCTTCGCCGACATGGTCGGTCACTACAAAAAAAGCAAGTTCCTGGCCGAGCGGGAAGCGGAGGCGTTCATCGCCCGGGGTCTCCCGCTGGTGATCGTAAATCCCTCCACGCCGGTGGGCCCCCACGACGTGAAGCCGACTCCCACGGGCAAGATCATCGTCGACTTCCTTAACCGGAAGATGCCCGCCTACCTGGACACCGGCCTCAATATCATCGATGTGGAGGACTGTGCCCGGGGACACCTGCTGGCGGCACGGCACGGCCGGATCGGTGAAAAGTACATCCTGGGGCACGAGAACCTGACCCTGCGGGAGATCTTCGCCCTGTTGGCCAGGCTCACGGGGATTCCGGCGCCCAGGGTGCGGCTCCCCCATACCCCGATTCTCATGGCCGCTTACGTGAACGAGGCACTGGCCAAGCTTACGGGAAAAGAGCCGCTCATCCCGTTGGCAGGGGTGCAGATGGCCAAAAAATTCATGTTCTTCGAATCGTCCAAGGCGACGGGGGAGCTGGGGCTCCAACGCCGTCCCGCCGTGGATGCCCTGCGCAGGGCCGTGGAGTGGTTCCGCGCCAACGGGTATGCCCGGTGA